In the Bacteroidales bacterium genome, TTGCGGGTGGATTTCCGGATCGCCATACACCTCGCTTGTGGATGCCTGCAGCACTTTGGCTTTGATTCTTTTTGCAATTCCAAGCATGTTAATAGCGCCCATCACCGAGGTTTTCACCGTTTTAATCGGGTTGAACTGGTAATGGATTGGCGATGCCGGACAGGCCAGGTTGTAAATTTCGTCAACCTCCACATAGTAAGGCATTGTAACATCATGCCGGACCATCTCAAAAAACGGATGCTTCAACAAGTGCACTACATTTTGTTTCTGGCCGGTAAAATAGTTATCCAGGCACACTACATCATGCCCTTCGCTTAGCAGGCGTTCGCAAAGGTGCGAACCAAGAAATCCGGCGCCACCGGTAACCAGGATGCGTTTTTTCATTGTTTTATTTTTTATTGACCTTGCGCCCGATGCTGAAATAATCAATTCCGGCTTCCAGCATGTCGTTGGGGTCGTAGATATTACGCCCATCAAAAACCACAGGTGTTTTCAACAGTTTTTTTAGCACCTTCAGGTTCGGATACCGAAACTCAGTCCACTCTGTAACCATAAGCATTGCATCGGCATCAATTAAAGCATCGTAAGGATCTTTTGAATATTCGATCACATTGCCAATGCGGCGTTTTGCTTCCTCCATCGCCACAGGATCGTAGGCTTTTACCTTACAACCGGCTTTCAGCAACAGATCAATCAATACCAGCGCAGGGGCTTCGCGCATATCATCAGTTTGTGGTTTGAATGAAAGTCCCCACATTGCAATGGTCCGGCCTTTGAGTTCGCCATTAAAATACTTTTGCAATTTCTTAAACAACACAGTTTTCTGGTCGTCATTCACATCTTCAACAGCCTTGAGGATTCTCAGCGGGTGATGGTTGAGTTCGGCGGTTTTGATTAGAGCCTTCACATCCTTTGGGAAACAGGAGCCGCCATAACCTACACCGGCGTAAAGAAATTTATGGCCGATCCTGGAGTCGCTGCCAATTCCTTTGCGAACCATATTGATATCGGCGCCCACGATTTCACAAAGATTGGCAATGTCATTCATAAAACTGATGCGGGTAGCCAGCATCGAATTGGCGGCATATTTGGTCATTTCGGCCGAAGGCACATCCATAAAAAGTACAGGATGATTATTCAGCGTGAAGGGCTTGTAAAGTTTGGCCATGATTTCCCTTGCATGTTCCGATTCAACGCCCACAACAATGCGGTCGGGTTTCATGAAATCGTCAATGGCGGCGCCTTCTTTTAAAAATTCAGGGTTCGAAACTATATTGAAAGTGAGTTTTTCGCCACGCTTGTCCAATTCTTCCTGGATAGCATTCCTCACCTTGATCGCTGTACCAACGGGAACCGTACTCTTGGTTACAAGGATCAAATGCTTGTTCATTACGTTGCCG is a window encoding:
- a CDS encoding UDP-glucose/GDP-mannose dehydrogenase family protein; its protein translation is MKITVVGSGYVGLVTGTCFAEIGIDVTCVDIDKEKIEKLKKGISPIYEPGLDEMLARNIEKGRLHFTTDLTSCVNDAEVIFSAVGTPPDEDGSADLQYVLDVARTVGNVMNKHLILVTKSTVPVGTAIKVRNAIQEELDKRGEKLTFNIVSNPEFLKEGAAIDDFMKPDRIVVGVESEHAREIMAKLYKPFTLNNHPVLFMDVPSAEMTKYAANSMLATRISFMNDIANLCEIVGADINMVRKGIGSDSRIGHKFLYAGVGYGGSCFPKDVKALIKTAELNHHPLRILKAVEDVNDDQKTVLFKKLQKYFNGELKGRTIAMWGLSFKPQTDDMREAPALVLIDLLLKAGCKVKAYDPVAMEEAKRRIGNVIEYSKDPYDALIDADAMLMVTEWTEFRYPNLKVLKKLLKTPVVFDGRNIYDPNDMLEAGIDYFSIGRKVNKK